One Micromonospora sp. FIMYZ51 genomic window carries:
- a CDS encoding transglycosylase domain-containing protein: MSNRPLAAAGRLVPLLRAGLIAGIVVAAVAYPVVALTGLGAKATAHAVESKTRLLANAMPAETSYLYAPDGRTVLTMFYEEYRQYTKLADISPNMQQAIVAAEDNRFYQHHGVDPKGVARAFVANARSSGVSQGASTLTMQYVRMALRDSATTPREVQEATAQTPVRKVKEMRMAVDLEKELTKEEVLERYLNSAYFGHRAYGIYAASEIFFSKTPKELTPVEAATLAGLVKSPSQYDPASSDQKGATARRNYVLDNMTRLGYLSPDSAAAAKTEPIRLKLSYPPNDCAAVPEKWNSWGFLCDYLKNWWSAQPAFGDNRLERMDKLRRGGYRIVLSMDPKIQAAAEKNVGTKGNTGSPFANGIVVAEPGTGRVKAMAVNRTYSLNLDENPLSSNPEAGPKVKANYPNTVAPLMGGGDLPGYQAGSTFKMFPMLAALDSGMTLSTTFNAPHTYRSEIYDGWQPSNASGAMSGPQTMWSGFGKSVNTYFVWLEEQVGAERAVRLAEQLGLRWRTDVDREHAAPSKANKWGAFTLGVSDATPLEMANAYAAVAADGRYCEAMPVSAIYDRTGKPATFKTAGGIEREVAKPRCRQVVSADAARAATDAARCPTGDSPAKGGCGGWSTADSVRGTVGRPVAGKTGTTDSTRSAWFVGYTPELAAASFISDPDNPFNAVGDGQSEVPIAAVANTLRDALKGKPVRDFAPPSDRIVG, from the coding sequence GTGAGCAACCGACCCCTTGCCGCCGCTGGTCGTCTCGTTCCTCTCCTCCGTGCCGGGCTCATCGCCGGCATCGTGGTCGCCGCCGTCGCGTACCCCGTCGTGGCCCTCACCGGCCTCGGCGCCAAGGCCACCGCGCACGCCGTGGAGAGCAAGACCAGGCTGCTGGCAAACGCCATGCCCGCCGAGACCTCCTACCTGTACGCGCCGGACGGCCGGACCGTGTTGACCATGTTCTACGAGGAGTACCGGCAGTACACCAAGCTGGCGGACATCTCGCCGAACATGCAGCAGGCCATCGTCGCCGCCGAGGACAACCGGTTCTACCAGCACCACGGCGTCGACCCGAAGGGCGTCGCCCGCGCCTTCGTGGCCAACGCCCGATCCAGCGGCGTCTCCCAGGGCGCCTCCACGCTCACCATGCAGTACGTCCGGATGGCCCTGCGGGACAGCGCCACCACCCCACGGGAGGTGCAGGAGGCCACCGCGCAGACCCCGGTCCGCAAGGTCAAGGAGATGCGCATGGCGGTCGACCTGGAGAAGGAGTTGACCAAGGAGGAGGTCCTGGAGCGCTACCTCAACTCGGCGTACTTCGGGCACCGCGCGTACGGCATCTACGCCGCCAGCGAGATCTTCTTCTCCAAGACGCCGAAGGAACTGACCCCGGTCGAGGCGGCCACCCTCGCCGGGCTGGTCAAGTCGCCGTCGCAGTACGACCCGGCCAGCTCGGACCAGAAGGGGGCCACCGCACGCCGCAACTACGTGCTGGACAACATGACCAGGCTCGGCTACCTGTCACCGGACTCGGCGGCGGCGGCGAAGACCGAGCCGATCCGGCTGAAGCTGAGCTACCCACCAAACGACTGCGCCGCCGTGCCGGAGAAGTGGAACAGCTGGGGCTTCCTCTGCGACTACCTGAAGAACTGGTGGAGCGCACAGCCCGCGTTCGGGGACAACCGGTTGGAGCGGATGGACAAGCTACGCCGGGGCGGCTACCGCATCGTGCTCAGCATGGACCCGAAGATCCAGGCCGCGGCGGAGAAGAACGTCGGCACCAAGGGCAACACCGGCAGCCCCTTCGCCAACGGCATCGTGGTCGCCGAACCGGGCACCGGTCGGGTGAAGGCGATGGCGGTGAACCGTACCTACTCGCTGAACCTGGACGAGAACCCGCTCAGCTCCAACCCGGAGGCCGGCCCGAAGGTGAAGGCCAACTACCCGAACACGGTGGCCCCGCTGATGGGCGGTGGTGACCTGCCCGGTTACCAGGCCGGTTCGACGTTCAAGATGTTCCCCATGCTGGCCGCGCTGGACTCCGGGATGACCCTGAGCACCACCTTCAACGCGCCGCACACCTACCGGTCGGAGATCTACGACGGCTGGCAGCCCTCCAACGCCAGTGGCGCGATGAGCGGCCCGCAGACCATGTGGTCGGGCTTCGGCAAGTCGGTGAACACCTACTTCGTCTGGCTGGAGGAGCAGGTCGGTGCGGAGCGGGCCGTGCGGCTCGCCGAACAGTTGGGGCTGCGCTGGCGTACCGACGTGGACCGGGAACACGCCGCCCCGTCGAAGGCCAACAAGTGGGGCGCGTTCACCCTGGGCGTCTCCGACGCCACCCCGCTGGAGATGGCAAACGCGTACGCCGCCGTCGCCGCCGACGGGCGGTACTGCGAGGCGATGCCGGTTTCCGCGATCTACGACCGCACCGGCAAGCCGGCCACCTTCAAGACCGCCGGCGGCATCGAACGGGAGGTCGCCAAGCCGCGCTGCCGCCAGGTGGTCAGCGCGGACGCCGCCCGGGCCGCGACCGACGCCGCCCGCTGCCCCACCGGCGACAGCCCGGCCAAGGGCGGCTGCGGCGGCTGGTCGACGGCGGACAGCGTCCGCGGCACGGTGGGTCGCCCGGTGGCCGGCAAGACGGGTACCACGGACAGCACCCGGTCGGCCTGGTTCGTCGGCTACACGCCGGAACTGGCGGCGGCGAGCTTCATCTCCGACCCGGACAACCCGTTCAACGCGGTGGGTGACGGCCAGTCGGAGGTGCCGATCGCGGCGGTCGCGAACACGCTCCGCGACGCGCTCAAGGGGAAACCGGTTCGGGACTTTGCCCCGCCGTCGGACCGGATCGTGGGCTGA
- the cobC gene encoding Rv2231c family pyridoxal phosphate-dependent protein CobC — translation MHAQFTGAFAASPAEPDPARDTERGAGPVDLGHHGDAEVGEGLVDLAVNVRQAPLPSWLAEPITASLADLAAYPDPGPARAAVAARHGREPAEVLLTAGAAEGFVLVAQALRGVRRPVVVHPQFTEPEAALRAAGHDVQRVLLDPADGFRLHPQRIPADADLVMIGNPTNPTSVLHRAADLAALARPGRVLVVDEAFADTTAAPGVPGEPESLAARRDLPGLLVVRSLTKTWGLAGLRIGYLLGEAALLRRLAAVQPLWAVSTPALAAATACAGPAAVRAERAIAAQLAADRDHLITRLAALPGVRVAGRPASAFVLIHRPGADRIRVELRRRGWAVRRGDTFPGLGPDWLRIAVRDRATTDAFTTVLAEILEA, via the coding sequence ATGCACGCTCAGTTCACCGGAGCCTTCGCCGCGTCGCCGGCCGAGCCGGATCCGGCCCGCGACACCGAACGGGGTGCCGGACCGGTCGATCTCGGTCACCACGGCGACGCGGAGGTGGGCGAGGGGCTTGTCGATCTCGCCGTCAACGTGCGGCAGGCCCCGCTGCCGAGCTGGCTGGCCGAGCCGATCACCGCGTCGCTGGCCGACCTGGCGGCGTACCCGGATCCGGGTCCGGCACGGGCCGCCGTCGCCGCCCGACACGGCCGGGAGCCGGCCGAGGTACTGCTGACCGCCGGTGCCGCCGAAGGCTTCGTGCTGGTCGCTCAGGCGCTGCGCGGAGTCCGCCGGCCGGTGGTGGTGCACCCGCAGTTCACCGAACCGGAGGCCGCGCTGCGGGCGGCCGGGCACGACGTGCAGCGGGTGCTGCTCGACCCGGCGGACGGCTTCCGGCTGCACCCGCAGCGGATTCCCGCCGACGCCGACCTGGTCATGATCGGCAACCCGACCAACCCCACCTCGGTGCTGCACCGCGCCGCCGACCTGGCGGCCCTCGCCCGACCGGGCCGGGTACTCGTGGTCGACGAGGCATTCGCCGACACCACCGCCGCGCCCGGCGTACCGGGCGAACCCGAGTCGCTGGCGGCCCGCCGGGACCTGCCCGGACTGCTTGTCGTGCGTAGCCTCACCAAGACCTGGGGGCTGGCCGGGCTGCGGATCGGCTACCTGCTGGGCGAGGCCGCCCTCCTGCGTCGGCTGGCCGCCGTACAGCCGCTCTGGGCCGTCTCCACGCCGGCCCTGGCCGCCGCGACCGCCTGCGCCGGCCCCGCGGCGGTCCGGGCCGAGCGCGCCATCGCCGCGCAACTCGCGGCCGACCGCGACCACCTGATCACCCGACTCGCCGCCCTGCCCGGAGTACGCGTCGCGGGCCGCCCGGCCAGCGCGTTCGTGCTGATCCACCGGCCCGGTGCGGACCGGATCCGGGTCGAGCTGCGCCGCCGGGGCTGGGCGGTGCGCCGCGGCGACACCTTCCCGGGGCTGGGCCCGGACTGGCTGCGGATCGCGGTGCGGGACCGGGCGACCACCGACGCGTTCACCACAGTGCTGGCGGAGATCCTGGAGGCATGA
- a CDS encoding SURF1 family protein: protein MYRFLLTPRWLGILALTLVAATVMVLLGNWQLDRYHGRTAVNERIDAGLRMAPVPLREALPAPTGGPGTVGPPPAEERTFTRVTVTGRYDTENVVLVRGRTVESKVGFEVVTPLVLADGTAVLVDRGWIPPAPGGATAQPEVPAAPAGEVTVEGRVHASESGAGTVTRRDGRLETRRIAVSQLARELPYPVHGAYLLLDEQTPAADPVFKAIPVGHANNWQNLGYVVQWWIFAAMTLFGYGWIARREARRLAGVTDDRPRDRAAETSAS from the coding sequence GTGTACCGGTTCCTGCTGACGCCGCGCTGGCTGGGCATCCTCGCGTTGACGCTGGTCGCCGCCACGGTGATGGTGCTGCTCGGCAACTGGCAGCTGGACCGCTACCACGGCCGTACCGCGGTAAACGAACGGATCGACGCCGGCCTGCGGATGGCACCGGTACCGCTGCGCGAGGCGTTGCCCGCGCCGACCGGCGGCCCGGGCACGGTCGGCCCGCCGCCGGCCGAGGAACGGACCTTCACCCGGGTCACCGTGACCGGCCGCTACGACACCGAAAACGTCGTCCTGGTCCGGGGCCGCACGGTCGAGAGCAAGGTCGGCTTCGAGGTGGTCACGCCGCTGGTGCTGGCCGACGGCACGGCGGTGCTGGTGGACCGGGGCTGGATCCCGCCGGCCCCCGGCGGGGCGACGGCGCAGCCGGAGGTGCCGGCGGCACCGGCCGGTGAGGTGACCGTCGAGGGACGGGTGCACGCGAGCGAGAGCGGCGCCGGCACGGTGACCAGGCGTGACGGCCGGTTGGAGACCCGCCGGATCGCAGTCTCCCAGCTCGCCCGGGAGCTGCCGTACCCGGTGCACGGGGCGTACCTGCTGCTCGACGAGCAGACCCCGGCCGCCGACCCGGTGTTCAAGGCGATCCCGGTCGGGCACGCCAACAACTGGCAGAACCTCGGCTACGTCGTCCAGTGGTGGATCTTCGCCGCGATGACCCTGTTCGGCTACGGCTGGATCGCCCGCCGCGAGGCCCGCCGGCTGGCCGGTGTGACCGACGACCGTCCCCGCGACCGGGCTGCCGAGACCTCCGCCAGCTGA
- a CDS encoding cobyrinate a,c-diamide synthase: MMTVVPRLVLSAPSSGHGKNALAIGLLAALADRGLEVAGFKVGPDQVDAAYLGLATGRAGRNLDPRLVGTERLAPLLAHGAAGTGLAVVQGSMGLYDSLTGRCETESTAAVATALRSPVVLVIDVAAMGQSVAALVHGFRAYDEQLWIGGVILNRVASARHEALLREALDDIGVPVYGALRRQDLPPVLPARRHGVMPVLAGGGEASRAVRRLGEAVAATVDLERLLGMARSAPPLTAQPWSPEPPAGADGVPAGRPSGAERPIVAVAGGPGGSFGHAEVTELLRAAGAEVVTLDPFVDEGLPAGTRALVIGGALPESYAEQLSANRRLCIAVAELARTGRPVVAEGAGLLWLAREVDGLPMCGVLDAIGSIRDGMVVGYREATAQSDSVIVSRGEVVVGHKEHRAVLAPRSGQRSAWSWPGGTPEGFVWRGVHASQLVPHWAAYPQFAARLVAAAATDPTSPQASPANPQPGPASPPAGPANPQPGPANPQPGLVNPQPGPASPAAGPVGPPAGPGSSQSGPVSPRSGPTAGQSPEPVSP, encoded by the coding sequence ATGATGACCGTCGTGCCGCGTCTGGTGCTCAGCGCTCCCTCCTCCGGACACGGCAAGAACGCCTTGGCGATCGGTTTGCTCGCCGCGCTCGCCGACCGGGGTCTGGAGGTGGCCGGGTTCAAGGTCGGTCCGGACCAGGTGGACGCCGCCTATCTCGGGCTGGCCACCGGTCGGGCCGGACGCAACCTGGATCCCCGACTGGTCGGCACCGAACGGCTCGCCCCGCTGCTGGCCCACGGGGCGGCGGGCACCGGCCTGGCGGTGGTGCAGGGCAGCATGGGCCTGTACGACAGCCTCACCGGGCGCTGCGAGACCGAGTCGACCGCCGCCGTGGCCACCGCGCTGCGCAGCCCGGTCGTGCTGGTGATCGACGTCGCCGCGATGGGCCAGTCGGTGGCCGCCCTGGTGCACGGCTTCCGGGCGTACGACGAGCAGCTGTGGATCGGCGGCGTGATCCTCAACCGGGTCGCCTCCGCCCGGCACGAGGCGCTGCTGCGCGAGGCGCTCGACGACATCGGCGTACCGGTCTACGGCGCGCTGCGCCGCCAGGACCTGCCCCCGGTGCTGCCGGCCCGCCGGCACGGGGTGATGCCCGTGCTCGCCGGGGGCGGCGAGGCCAGCAGGGCGGTACGTCGGCTGGGCGAGGCGGTGGCCGCGACGGTGGACCTGGAGCGGCTGCTCGGGATGGCCCGCTCCGCCCCGCCGCTGACCGCGCAGCCGTGGTCGCCGGAGCCACCGGCAGGGGCCGACGGGGTGCCGGCGGGCCGGCCGTCCGGAGCCGAGCGGCCGATCGTGGCGGTGGCCGGGGGACCGGGCGGCAGTTTCGGCCATGCCGAGGTGACCGAGTTGCTGCGGGCCGCCGGTGCGGAGGTGGTCACCCTCGACCCGTTCGTCGACGAGGGGCTGCCGGCCGGCACCCGGGCGCTGGTGATCGGCGGCGCGCTGCCCGAGTCGTACGCCGAGCAACTCTCCGCCAACCGCCGGCTCTGCATCGCGGTGGCCGAGCTGGCGCGGACCGGCCGGCCGGTGGTCGCCGAGGGCGCCGGCCTGCTCTGGCTGGCCCGGGAGGTGGACGGGCTGCCCATGTGCGGGGTGCTTGACGCGATCGGCAGCATCCGCGACGGGATGGTCGTCGGCTACCGGGAGGCGACCGCACAGAGCGACAGCGTGATCGTCAGTCGGGGTGAGGTGGTGGTCGGGCACAAGGAGCACCGTGCGGTGCTCGCCCCTCGGAGTGGGCAGCGGTCGGCGTGGAGCTGGCCGGGTGGGACGCCGGAGGGGTTCGTCTGGCGTGGCGTGCACGCCTCCCAACTCGTCCCGCACTGGGCCGCCTACCCGCAGTTCGCGGCGCGGCTGGTGGCCGCCGCAGCGACCGATCCGACCAGCCCACAAGCCAGCCCCGCCAACCCGCAGCCCGGCCCGGCCAGTCCGCCGGCTGGCCCGGCCAACCCGCAGCCCGGTCCGGCCAACCCGCAGCCCGGCCTGGTGAACCCGCAGCCCGGCCCGGCCAGTCCGGCGGCTGGTCCGGTCGGTCCGCCGGCTGGCCCGGGCAGCTCGCAGTCCGGCCCGGTCAGCCCACGATCCGGTCCGACGGCGGGGCAAAGTCCCGAACCGGTTTCCCCTTGA
- a CDS encoding ATP-dependent DNA ligase — protein sequence MRFLDVAATSAAVGATSGRRAKVELLADALRRLEPAEVAAGSGWLAGELRQRQTGVGWASLRDLPPPAAEPTLTVAAVDAAIDRIAAVRGTGSQARRRGLVDALYAAATADEQRLLTGLFLGELRHGAQAGLLADAIARAAGVPVTAVRRALLLAGDLREVAVAALTGGAAALAGFGLRVGRPLAPMLAQSASSVDEALTATGTPAVVDVKLDGIRIQVHRSGRDIAVFTRSLDEITTRVPEVVAAVRALPARELVLDGEAIGLDETGRPLPFQQTSSAAARRSGSAGTRPGEPDGTEPDDGDTAPDDTAPDDTAPDDTGPDGIGSGSGAEGPPVAPAVRAAAARTGETVLTPYFFDLLHLDGTDLIDLPGRDRWAALGGTVDASLLVGRVEVDGPEQAGAAFAAALDAGQEGVVVKAPDAPYDAGRRGAAWVKVKPRHTLDLVVLAVEWGSGRRTGWLSNLHLGARDPATGGFVMLGKTFKGLTDELLRWQTERFLGLATERGDWVVRVRPEQVVEIAFDGVQRSSRYPGGVALRFARVVRYRDDKTAAEADTIDAVRAIHTARSGG from the coding sequence ATGCGATTCCTCGATGTGGCTGCCACCTCTGCGGCCGTCGGCGCCACCAGCGGCCGGCGGGCCAAGGTCGAGCTGCTCGCCGACGCGCTCCGCCGGCTCGAACCGGCCGAGGTCGCGGCGGGATCCGGCTGGCTCGCCGGTGAGCTGCGGCAGCGGCAGACCGGGGTGGGCTGGGCCAGCCTGCGCGACCTGCCGCCGCCGGCAGCGGAGCCGACCCTGACCGTGGCTGCGGTCGACGCCGCCATCGACCGGATCGCGGCGGTGCGCGGCACCGGGTCGCAGGCCCGCCGCCGGGGGTTGGTGGACGCCCTCTACGCCGCCGCGACCGCCGACGAGCAGCGCCTGCTGACCGGGCTCTTCCTCGGCGAACTGCGACACGGTGCCCAGGCGGGGTTGCTCGCCGACGCGATCGCGCGGGCGGCCGGGGTTCCAGTCACTGCGGTGCGTCGGGCCCTGCTGCTCGCGGGTGACCTGCGGGAGGTGGCGGTGGCCGCGCTGACCGGCGGGGCCGCCGCGCTGGCCGGCTTCGGGCTACGGGTCGGTCGGCCGTTGGCGCCGATGCTTGCGCAGAGCGCGTCGTCGGTCGACGAGGCGCTCACCGCCACCGGCACACCGGCAGTGGTCGACGTCAAGCTCGACGGCATCCGCATCCAGGTGCATCGCAGCGGCCGGGACATCGCCGTCTTCACCCGCAGCCTGGACGAGATCACCACCCGGGTACCCGAGGTGGTCGCGGCCGTGCGCGCCCTGCCCGCCCGGGAACTGGTCCTGGATGGGGAGGCGATCGGGCTGGACGAGACCGGTCGGCCGCTGCCGTTCCAGCAGACCTCCAGCGCCGCGGCCCGCCGCTCCGGGTCGGCCGGCACCCGACCGGGTGAGCCGGACGGCACGGAACCCGACGACGGCGACACCGCGCCGGACGACACCGCGCCGGATGACACCGCGCCGGATGACACCGGGCCAGACGGCATCGGGTCGGGCAGCGGTGCCGAGGGCCCGCCGGTCGCTCCGGCGGTCCGCGCCGCCGCCGCACGCACCGGCGAGACGGTGCTCACGCCGTACTTCTTCGATCTGCTGCACCTCGACGGCACGGATCTGATCGACCTGCCCGGCCGGGACCGGTGGGCCGCCCTCGGCGGCACCGTGGACGCGTCGCTGCTGGTGGGGCGGGTGGAGGTGGACGGGCCGGAGCAGGCCGGGGCGGCGTTCGCCGCCGCGCTCGACGCCGGCCAGGAGGGCGTGGTGGTGAAGGCGCCCGACGCACCGTACGACGCGGGTCGGCGTGGTGCCGCCTGGGTCAAGGTGAAGCCCCGACACACCCTGGACCTGGTCGTGCTCGCCGTCGAGTGGGGCAGCGGGCGGCGTACCGGCTGGCTGTCCAACCTGCACCTGGGTGCCCGTGACCCGGCCACCGGCGGGTTCGTGATGCTCGGCAAGACCTTCAAGGGGCTCACCGACGAGTTGCTGCGCTGGCAGACCGAACGCTTCCTCGGCCTGGCCACCGAACGCGGCGACTGGGTGGTCCGGGTCCGTCCCGAGCAGGTCGTGGAAATCGCCTTCGACGGCGTGCAGCGCAGCTCGCGCTACCCGGGCGGGGTGGCCCTGCGCTTCGCCCGGGTGGTCCGCTACCGCGACGACAAGACCGCCGCCGAGGCCGACACCATCGACGCGGTCCGCGCCATCCACACCGCCCGCAGCGGCGGCTGA